tatctAGTTAGGTTCTTTAtaactttagtttttgttttggcaCAAGAGGGTATTCACCAATGATGGTTGAGTATTTAAATCATATTGAATAGAGGTCCTTCAAGATTAAtggtgtgtttgagattgtggtagcggtggcagttcaaagtacttttcgcatagaaatacatcaaaataaagtttttttattttttaaaaattattttccagcacatcaaaacgatccgaaaacataataataaaaaatcattttaagtaaaaaaaaaaaattcaaaatttgagggaacgcggtttgcaccgcgttcccaaacacacCCAAGATTGAGGGTCACAGATCTTCAAAAACCCTTCCATgtgaaacaaaatcattttttttgaaTGAGATGTGTTTAGCATTGAAATTAGATGGAATGCACTGCTCTTTTCCATTATTCAACCTTTATTCAGTAAAATAATGCTACTTGTTAGATTTTTCTCAATGCTGTTACGTTCGATTAGGTCAACTTTCCAGGATATTGATGATTGGTTTTAGTTTGAAAGTTCCCGGGTGTAGCTTGGACAACTTTTAGTTATTGTTCATATTGATGATTgctctttttcatttttgatataatttttgtcAGTGTTGTCAAGAGGCGCTGAGGCGGCACTTGCCTGGGCACTCCAGGTGAGGCAAGGCCCCAACGCCTTTATTAGCCGTAGGTGTTGGATTTCAATGAGGTGCTGCCTAGGCGAGCGCCTTGTGAGTGGGTGCAAGGTGCCAAGGCTAGTGCTTGCTTGAAGTTCTTCcttttctattggttttttctttcttttaaaatgatttatgttttgacctatctgtccatttttttaatataccacaaaaaacaacttaggggtttttttgtaaaaaacaaagattagggtaaaaaaattaaaataaatcattaaagtGGGAGACAAACAGAGAATGAAGGATACTTAGAAGAGAAGCACCagccaaatttatttttttcaacagtGGGAGTTGGAGAACAACACATCTGTACAagtaatactttaattttttccaaacaaGTGCAGTATGGCTTGAGAGATGACGATTTCGATTGTAATCATGAAATGGAGGGTGTGGAGGATTCAAGTGAAGGAGAGGAAAGCATGGATGAAGATGTTTTTGAAGATTAatgaataatgatgatgatatttaattttgttttttaatctatttggcTACTTACtactttaaattatcttattttattttaagggtgaaatataactttatatgaccatgttatggtattttatattttcttttgattttctaatgatctaatcttaattgggaagacacacacacacacacacacacacatatttatAGCATATCGCCTTGGTTCATTTAGGCAAGCGCCTCGGGCATTTTACAGGCTTGGCGCCTTTTAGCACCTTCTGCCTTTGACAACACTGATTTTTGTCTTTTGAAGATAACTTCTCGACTTTTCTAAAAATGTTTTGTCCCAGTATTTACTTGTTCTGTCTTCCAGGTTGAAGGTCTTGTTCTTGACCATGGTTCCAGGCATCCTGATATGAAAAGACGGGCAGAAAACTGTTTTATCTTGACATGCAACGTCTCTTTGGAATACGAGAAAAGGTATTCATCTTGTCAACTTGATTTTGATTGGAATTGATGTTGAATATGAGATATCAAGAACTCTGTAGATAGAGCTGTGGTCTGTTTCAGTTCATTGgaagctaatatttttttttccacagtGAAATAAATGCAGGATTTTTCTACTCAAATGCAGAGCAGAGGGAGGCAATGGTTGCGGCTGAAAGGCGCCAGGTCGATGAAAGAGttagaaaaattattgaactaAAAGATAAGGTTAAGTTACACATTCAATACATTTTATGTTCATGTTACTGGACCCCGCCAACATGTTGGTTTCTGAAGTGTTGCTTGTACTTTTGGTCTACCAGGTTTGTTCTGGTACAGACAACAATTTTGTGGTTATTAATCAAAAGGGAATTGATCCTCCATCATTGGACCTTCTTGCACGAGCAGGGGTAAGTCATGGAACAATTATATTCTGTTCCCTAGTGATTGAATTCGAGCAATAATTAGCTTGATGCAATAAACTCGCTTCAGCTTGCTGCAATCATGTTTATGTGTTAGTATTGGGTGTTGTCTTTCATTCTGTTTTCTCTTATGGTGTATGGCATGAGTAGGGATTAAATGTTACTACAATGATCaattttgtttgttggaaatATTATGAGAGGGGGGATGATTCAGGGATTATTAGCTACCCTCCAAGAGGGTGTAATTATAAACCTTGGGACAAGAAGGAAAAGGCTTTTAACTAGGGTGGAGGGTGGTTGGGTTCGTCTTTCTGCCTTTCTTCTTACTCAAATTTATAAACCACATTTTCTATCTTTTACTGTTTACTTGCACCTTATGaaacatattgttttattttttcttcatgtaattTCCATTGGATCTACTGTAAGCTTGTTTGTGAAGCTCCTAGCAAACATTGTTATACCTTTACCAATTGCTTTTGTGACAATACATCCTCTTTTCTTAACCCTGTAACAAACACGCCCTTAATTACAAAGAAAGTTTTAATAAGATAACACCATGTTAGATTGATTTTGAACCTCATAATCAGCTTTAGTAGGATACAGATTTCACAAGTTAATGATTGTTTGTGATAACAATTGGTTGCACATTTTGGAAGCCTTCCAcctcatgttttatttttaatttcgtgAAATCATGCCATATGCTCaatgaaataattattaaaagcaAATAAGCAAGAAGGCTTAAGTTGATGGAGGTACAAGAAGAACCACTTGCTACTTctgtaattttcttgattttgtgaAATTATGGATGCAGGAATGGAGACTTGAAATGGTTTTTCATTATAGTTTTAGATTGTAAATATGGCTAGAATACCTGCCACTGTATTTGGCTCTAGTTTTGGAGGGTTACAAGCAAGACTTGGCTTTTTGAATGCTTTGCCttggatttgattcctttttaAATGGTACCTAATGATACAAGTACGATGACTATTGCTAGTTTGAAATCTGGTTAGTCTACCTGCTTGCCCTGATGTTGTTATTTAAAATGGGGCTGATCTGCTTTCTTATGTTTTACAGATAATTGCCCTTCGAAGAGCAAAGAGGAGAAATATGGAACGCCTGGTTTTAGCATGTGGAGGAGAGGCTTTGAATTCTGTTGATAGTTTAACTCCTGATTGCCTTGGTTGGGCTGGACTGGTTTATGAGCATGTCCTTGGTGAAGAGAAGTATACATTtgttgaaaatgttaaaaaccCCCATTCTTGCACTATCTTAATAAAAGGTACAGAATCGTGTATACATCCTTAGCAAACTTGTATAAATGTTTacgattttcttttttatttgttctaaaTGCTATCAgatgattttttcttgtttgttttaattgctTCTTTTAGGCCATTTAGCCATCAGGTTGAAGTTTGTACTCTTTTATGTTCAAGCGTGAAATGTATATTCGTCTTGCAATTTTGTAATTTAGCAGGGGCGAATCGTcacttgacttttttattgttacagGACCTAATGACCATACAATTGCCCAAATAAAGGATGCTGTCCGTGATGGCTTGAGAGCAGTCAAAAATACTATTGAAGATGAAGCTGTGGTACTTGTAAGTTCTGCTTGCAGAAATCTATGAGATTTGTATGTGCAATCATGCTTGATTAAATTGTTGGATGTTGATTTATGTAAAGCGTGCTTGTGGCCTTTGATGGTGGCTTTGGAAGTTCTGTGCTACATCTAAATTGTGGTTCATATATATGCAAGTTATGTTTCTGCTCAAGTGAAGCGTGCTTCATGAAAAAGCTGTTTCTTGTATGCACCGGCAGTTTAGGACACAATAAAAAACCAACATTATTATGGACCAAGAGTGGTTTCAATCAAATAAACTTAAAACCTAATTTGCATGAATGCTGATTAGAATGAAATTTGTGTATGGTGGAACTGTGGACATCAATGTATTTGATTATAGGATGAAAATAATTGACTTGAAAGTTGAGATTGGCCTCTTGGGATTGGGTGAGATAGAGTATTGACACGTTTTCTGTTGTAATTCTTAGCATATAACTCTGCAAATAAGCAACTATTTGTCGATGACTTGATTCAGTGCTGAAATTTCTTTCCCACTCAAATGAtgtcatttattttcttcaggGAGCAGGAGCTTTTGAACTTGCAGCCAGAAAACACCTGATCAATGAAGTAAAGAAAACAGTTAAAGGGGTAAATGCCTGCCTGTTTTCTATATTTGAGTAATTATTCCTATCCCCTGGTTAATTTTAAACTGGTGTTTGCAAATGTGGAACAGCGTGCTCAGCTAGGTGTTGAAGCTTTTGCTGATGCCCTTCTCGTGGTGCCCAAAACTCTGGCTGAGAATTCTGGGTTAGACACTCAAGATGAGATTGTTGCTCTCACGGTAACCATCAGTGGAATCCATCCATCATCCTTTTTTTCTGGGGGAGCAAAAgacacaagaaaagaaactgATTTAAGCTTTTCTTGCATGTTTATTCAGGGAGAGCACGACAGGGATAACATTGTAGGAATAAACCTCCAAACAGGTGGGCCCCTCGATCCTCAGGTGGAGGGTATCTTTGACAACTACTCTGTCAAGCGCCAACTCATAAACTCAGGGTACACATGAACTCCTAGCTTTGGAGTCtgtccttttctctctctccctatCTCTCTTCCCTCGGTCCAGCTTTTGTTATACTACATAAATGTACATATAAAGAGATACGTTTTCCAAACTTCCCCAAAATGATTAAACTAGAGAAACCTGTTGAAGTCCTCTCAGGTTTGAACTCTTAACATGCCTAACCTAGTTATAATCATGCTGCTGTAATTTTCCAGGCCTGTGATCACATCACAATTGCTACTGGTGGATGAAGTCATTCGCGCTGGGCGTAATATGAGGAAGCCAAATTAGTCATGGATATGCTcctgcatttttattttatattttaaaatttttgccTCGTGAGGATGTTGTGCTGATTGGATGTATAACAAAACCCCCTGTGCCTTTATGCAATGGAGGATGGTTGTGTTTGTAGGATTTGTGTTAGAGGGAATCTCCATTCATCTCATGGAATTTTGATGGAGAATGAACATTTACTTTGTTAGCGGTATGCTTATCGTCCATATTAGCAAGCATTCATTTTTTTGTACCCGCTGATCAGAAATTTCGTTTCAAGTTGAGAGTTTCAATTTATGCTTTTTGTGGTCCTTTGTGTGCTATGTGCCTGCCTGATTCTATTAAGGGGCAAGTGGCGGCATCATGCTGAGTATTTCGAGGAGCTGTTTGGCACTTGAATTGGAATCGGAAATAGAGTGGAGTATGGCAATGGAATCTCAAGGCATTTGGATGTTCCCGGGGGTCACAGACTTTCTTTGTACCCCCTTCGACGGTTTGGGGGGTTTTGTTGCTCTTTCGGCTGGTTATAATGGTTATCGGTGCCTTGAAACCCAGCCTAGTCGACCCCTAGATTGGGTTGGGGtttttttagctctttttttatattacgtTTTAAATAGGGTTAGctaaattttgaagaaattaaaattttatttaaaattaatttatttattgtcaaatcgtttttgataagaaaaataattttaaaaaaatattgttttaatacatttttaaattaaaagtactttaaaaagtaattattattatattttaatatactcaCGCTGGtattgaaaaattttattttaaaaaaattattcaaaacatcattattttagtattttttttattttaaaaacaggaaaaaagtTGGTAAATTGAGGCTTTTCTgcctcaataattttattttaaaaatcctcGACAGAAAAGATTAGATTATCCGTTTTGATTCTCCAGATTGATATTTATAGATAGATAAACaatgtttacaaaatattttgtattttgcatttttttgtgtttaataaagTCGCATTATTCcacgataaaaaataataaaaaaaaaa
The DNA window shown above is from Populus trichocarpa isolate Nisqually-1 chromosome 4, P.trichocarpa_v4.1, whole genome shotgun sequence and carries:
- the LOC18097618 gene encoding T-complex protein 1 subunit zeta 1; this translates as MSLRVLNPNAEVLNKSAALHMNINAAKGLQDVLKSNLGPKGTIKMLVGGAGDIKLTKDGNTLLKEMQIQSPTAIMIARTAVAQDDISGDGTTSTVIFIGELMKQSERYIDEGMHPRVLVDGFEIAKRATLQFLEKFKTPVVMGDEPDREILKMVARTTIRTKLYEALADQLTDIVVNSVLCIRKPEEAIDLFMVEIMHMRHKFDVDTRLVEGLVLDHGSRHPDMKRRAENCFILTCNVSLEYEKSEINAGFFYSNAEQREAMVAAERRQVDERVRKIIELKDKVCSGTDNNFVVINQKGIDPPSLDLLARAGIIALRRAKRRNMERLVLACGGEALNSVDSLTPDCLGWAGLVYEHVLGEEKYTFVENVKNPHSCTILIKGPNDHTIAQIKDAVRDGLRAVKNTIEDEAVVLGAGAFELAARKHLINEVKKTVKGRAQLGVEAFADALLVVPKTLAENSGLDTQDEIVALTGEHDRDNIVGINLQTGGPLDPQVEGIFDNYSVKRQLINSGPVITSQLLLVDEVIRAGRNMRKPN